From the genome of Podospora bellae-mahoneyi strain CBS 112042 chromosome 2, whole genome shotgun sequence:
AGTCGTGGCCTGCGGTCATACGCTCGGAGGAGTTCACAGGACCGAGTTCCCCAACATCATTCCCGCCGGCGTGTCCAATATTCCCTTTGATACGTCCAAGGCCACCTTCGACAACAGGATTGCCACCGAGTATGTGTCTGGtaacaccaccaaccccctcgtAGTTGGTCCAGCAATTGCTATCAACCGCCATTCCGATTTCAAGGTCTTCAACAGTGACGGAAACGCCACTATCAACACCATGACATCGCCCAGTGCTTTCCAGAGCATTTGCCAGACTGTTTTGCAGAAGATGATCGATGTGGTACCGTCCACTGTGACTTTGACTCCACCTATCGCTCCGTACACCGTCAAGCCGCAGGATATGCAGCTCACTCTTCAGTCCGGTGGCGCCAGCTTCCTCCTTACCGGAAAGATCCGTGTCCGGACTACCGAGATTCCCGGtagcaccatcaccaacttggTTTTGACTTGGAAAGACAGGAACGGTGGTAACAGCTGTGGCTCTTTGTCATCCTGCTCCACGACCGCTACTCTTCAGGGTATTGCCAACGGTTTCGATGACACCTTTGCCTTTTTCCCGATTGAGGCTACCATCCCTACATCGACCGGCATCTCCTCTTTCACAATCACCATCAACCGCAACGATGGCTCGAGCCAGATATTCGACAACAATGGAAACACCTACCCCTTGTCGGACGCCGTTGTCTTGCAAAAGACCCAGAGCTGCCTGTTGCAGACATCAGGCCAACTCACTGTTGCGGCCGTTGTTCGCAACGATGTCGTCGGTGTTCCAGTGAACCTCGATATCGAGTATCAGACGCCCCGGACCGGTAACAGCGGCAACCCAGTCCCTGCCATCAACACAGCTACTGTTCAAATGACCGAAGGTGACTGTGTCGGTCCCTACACTTTCTACTCGGCAAGCTACACCATCCCCGGCGGCCGCAGCTACAACGCCAGAATCAGCATCACTGCTGGCGAGCACACCGATGACTTCAACAAGGCCAGCATCTTTGGCGGTACATGTGGCAGCTTTACAGGCACCCTTGCCTGCGGCAACGTTACTGAACCCGTTAGCACTACGAGCTCTTcggccaccgcctccagcacctcGACCTCGGTCTCGAGCAGCGTGGTCACAACCACGACTACCGGCAGCACCGGTGTTCCCACCCCTAGCATCAGACCCAGCGTTGGTGGCTACAGCTTTGTTGACTGCTGGACCGAAGGTGCTGGTGGCATCCGCGCTCTTGGCGGTGCGTCTTTTGCCTACGATGAGATGACTCTTGAATCCTGCGCCGCCAACTGCACTGGTTTCGATCTCTGGGGTACTGAGTATGGCCGTGAGTGCTACTGCGGAAACAGCCTTCACTCCAGCAGCTCCGAGGCTCCTGAAGCCGAGTGCAACATGCCCTGCGGTGGTGATCCGAGTGCCTTCTGCGGTGCTGGCAACAGAATCCAGCTCTATTCTACCACGGCCACACGCAGCACGTCTGCTACTCCCACGCCAACTGCTACCTTGAGCATCAAGCCTACTGTTGGTGCTTATGTGCGTGTTGGATGCCAGACTGAGGCCTCTGCCGGTCGCGCCTTGTCGGGGAACAGCTATGCTTCTGATGACATGACTCTTGAGTCTTGTGCTGCTTTCTGCAGCGGCTTCACGTATTTCGGCACTCAGTACTCTCGTGAATGTCAGTTCTCCAGACGAGATTAATTTATAGGGATATCACTGACATAACAACAGGCTTCTGCGGAAACACTATCAATGGCAACAGCGCTCCTGCTCCCGATGCGGATTGCAGCATGACCTGCGCCGGCGACCCCTTCTCCTACTGCGGAGCTGGCAACAGATTGGAGCTCTACATCCTGGAGACTGcgtccacctcaaccaccggTGCCCCTCCTGTCGAAGGTTAGACAGATCGCCTTTTTCCGAATCTTGGACCAACAATTTCCTAACATCTTATCTAGTTACGACCACGGCTACTGCCACTGCCACGTCTACCACTTCTGCTGCCCCCACAGGAACACTTTCCCGCGTGCCTACCGTTTCTCCCTATAGTTACGCCGGCTGCTACACCGAGGGCACTGGCTCCCGCGCCCTCACCGGAAAGAGCACTTATGACTCCGAGATGACCCTCGAGTTCTGTGCCAGCTATTGCTCTGGTTACAGGTACATGGCCACCCAGTACAGCGCCGAGTGCTTCTGTGGGAACACGCTTCACTCAACTGCCACTGAAGCCGCCCAGGGCGACTGCTCCATGACCTGCGCCGGCAACGAGTTCCAGTATTGCGGAGGACCCAACAGACTCGAGCTGTACGTCCAGGAGGACATCGAGGCCCCAGCTGCCCCTTCCCACCCAGAGGCCGTTGGCAACTGGACCTTCTACCAGTGCAGAACAGAGGGAAGCCCAGGACGCGCCTTGGCTGCCGAGA
Proteins encoded in this window:
- a CDS encoding hypothetical protein (COG:G; COG:O; CAZy:AA2; EggNog:ENOG503NVTF), with the protein product MRTRTSKGSILAGLLLAAGAGTGRADPTWPAPTDQMEEIVFQLQGMDGSLFSDNITPCDNEAAGPGRVTASEWLRVAFHDMATHNRFFDRGGLDGSLQFELRSSENTGPGHNTTLQFYATYLSSRSSLADLIAAGAYAAVRACGGPVIPLRLGRKDALTAGSSGVPQPENSVGSFVSQFDRMGFSQAEMIQVVACGHTLGGVHRTEFPNIIPAGVSNIPFDTSKATFDNRIATEYVSGNTTNPLVVGPAIAINRHSDFKVFNSDGNATINTMTSPSAFQSICQTVLQKMIDVVPSTVTLTPPIAPYTVKPQDMQLTLQSGGASFLLTGKIRVRTTEIPGSTITNLVLTWKDRNGGNSCGSLSSCSTTATLQGIANGFDDTFAFFPIEATIPTSTGISSFTITINRNDGSSQIFDNNGNTYPLSDAVVLQKTQSCLLQTSGQLTVAAVVRNDVVGVPVNLDIEYQTPRTGNSGNPVPAINTATVQMTEGDCVGPYTFYSASYTIPGGRSYNARISITAGEHTDDFNKASIFGGTCGSFTGTLACGNVTEPVSTTSSSATASSTSTSVSSSVVTTTTTGSTGVPTPSIRPSVGGYSFVDCWTEGAGGIRALGGASFAYDEMTLESCAANCTGFDLWGTEYGRECYCGNSLHSSSSEAPEAECNMPCGGDPSAFCGAGNRIQLYSTTATRSTSATPTPTATLSIKPTVGAYVRVGCQTEASAGRALSGNSYASDDMTLESCAAFCSGFTYFGTQYSRECFCGNTINGNSAPAPDADCSMTCAGDPFSYCGAGNRLELYILETASTSTTGAPPVEVTTTATATATSTTSAAPTGTLSRVPTVSPYSYAGCYTEGTGSRALTGKSTYDSEMTLEFCASYCSGYRYMATQYSAECFCGNTLHSTATEAAQGDCSMTCAGNEFQYCGGPNRLELYVQEDIEAPAAPSHPEAVGNWTFYQCRTEGSPGRALAAETYAADTMTLESCADFCAGYTYFGTEYARECFCGNSFGVGSIEAPAAECSMTCAGNGSQFCGAGNRLSIYQAA